One segment of Pseudomonas asgharzadehiana DNA contains the following:
- a CDS encoding cell division protein ZapA, with protein MNEGIKVVSILGEDYSIKAPAGEDKTLMHAVTMLKASLATTKKKYPTLIGDKLLVLAALNLCAEQIEMQQAHQQELDRYQEQVSATVEVISKAIQP; from the coding sequence ATGAATGAAGGCATAAAGGTCGTTTCGATTCTCGGAGAGGATTACTCGATCAAGGCGCCGGCCGGGGAGGATAAAACCCTGATGCACGCCGTGACCATGCTCAAGGCTTCCCTGGCCACCACCAAGAAAAAGTACCCGACCCTGATCGGTGACAAATTACTGGTGCTGGCGGCGCTGAACCTGTGCGCCGAGCAGATCGAAATGCAGCAGGCGCACCAACAGGAACTCGACCGTTACCAAGAGCAAGTCAGCGCCACGGTCGAAGTGATTTCCAAGGCGATCCAGCCTTAG
- a CDS encoding acyl-CoA dehydrogenase — MSETLLSSRNLAFELYEVLDAEGLTQRERFAEHNRETFDAAISTARSIAEKYFAPHNRKNDENEPRYEDGKAILIPEVKPAVDAFLEAGFLNAARSFDAGGMQLPTLLSQACFAHFQAANAASTSYPFLTMGAANLIESFGTEEQKQRFLQPMIDGRFFGTMALTEPHAGSSLSDIRTRAEPAADGTYRLKGNKIFISGGDHPLSENIVHMVLAKLPDAPAGVKGISLFIVPKFLVNEDGSLGARNDVLLAGLFHKMGWRGTTSTALNFGDNGNCVGYLVGKPHQGLSCMFQMMNEARIGVGMGAVMLGYAGYLYSLDYARERPQGRLPDNKDPSTAPVSIIQHADIKRMLLTQKAYVEGAFDLGLYAARLFDDTTTLGTDTERKQAHELLDLLTPIVKSWPSEFCLKANELAIQILGGHGYTREYPVEQYYRDNRLNPIHEGTHGIQSLDLLGRKLAQNGGAGLKQLIRLIAETGARAHKYPSLTALREPLEQLVARLQEVTLGLLTDLAQGSVNNSLANSALYLKVFGHTVIGWRWLEQAIRAEEGLARGNAADMAFYKGKLQAARYFLTWEVPGCHHELAILEARDDTCLGMQDGWF; from the coding sequence ATGTCCGAGACGCTGCTCAGTTCCCGCAATCTGGCTTTCGAGCTCTACGAAGTCCTCGATGCCGAGGGCCTGACCCAGCGCGAGCGGTTTGCCGAGCACAACCGCGAAACCTTCGACGCGGCCATCAGCACCGCGCGCAGCATCGCCGAAAAGTACTTCGCCCCCCACAACCGCAAAAACGACGAAAACGAACCGCGCTACGAAGACGGCAAGGCCATCCTGATTCCCGAGGTCAAGCCGGCCGTGGATGCGTTCCTTGAGGCGGGCTTCCTCAACGCCGCGCGCAGTTTCGACGCGGGCGGCATGCAGTTGCCCACCCTGCTGTCCCAAGCCTGTTTCGCCCACTTCCAGGCGGCCAACGCGGCGTCCACGTCCTACCCGTTCCTGACCATGGGCGCGGCCAACCTCATCGAAAGCTTCGGCACCGAAGAGCAGAAACAACGTTTTCTGCAGCCCATGATTGATGGGCGCTTTTTCGGCACCATGGCCCTGACCGAGCCCCATGCCGGCTCATCCCTGTCGGATATTCGCACCCGCGCAGAGCCGGCGGCTGACGGCACCTATCGGCTCAAGGGCAACAAGATCTTCATCTCCGGCGGCGACCACCCGCTGTCGGAAAACATTGTGCACATGGTGCTGGCCAAGCTGCCGGACGCACCGGCCGGGGTGAAGGGCATTTCGCTGTTTATCGTGCCCAAATTCCTGGTCAACGAGGATGGCAGCCTCGGCGCACGCAACGATGTGTTGCTGGCCGGGCTGTTTCACAAGATGGGCTGGCGGGGCACCACGTCCACCGCGCTGAATTTCGGCGATAACGGCAACTGCGTCGGCTACCTGGTAGGTAAACCGCACCAAGGCTTGAGTTGCATGTTCCAGATGATGAACGAGGCCCGCATTGGGGTTGGCATGGGCGCCGTCATGCTCGGTTACGCGGGCTACCTGTACTCACTGGACTACGCTCGCGAACGCCCGCAAGGGCGCCTGCCTGACAACAAAGACCCCAGCACCGCGCCGGTCTCGATCATCCAGCACGCCGATATCAAACGCATGCTGCTCACCCAAAAAGCCTATGTGGAAGGCGCCTTCGACCTGGGCCTGTACGCCGCGCGGTTGTTCGATGACACCACCACGCTGGGAACCGACACCGAGCGCAAACAAGCTCACGAACTGCTGGACCTGCTCACGCCCATCGTCAAATCCTGGCCGTCGGAGTTCTGCCTCAAGGCCAACGAACTGGCGATCCAGATCCTCGGCGGCCACGGCTACACCCGCGAATATCCGGTGGAGCAGTACTACCGCGACAACCGCCTGAACCCGATCCATGAAGGTACCCATGGCATCCAGTCCCTGGATTTGCTGGGTCGCAAGCTGGCGCAAAACGGTGGCGCGGGGCTCAAGCAACTGATCCGCCTGATTGCCGAAACCGGTGCGCGGGCGCACAAATACCCGTCACTCACCGCCTTGAGAGAGCCGCTGGAACAACTGGTGGCGCGCCTGCAAGAAGTCACGTTGGGACTGCTGACGGATCTCGCCCAGGGCAGCGTCAACAACAGCCTGGCGAACTCGGCGCTGTACCTGAAGGTATTCGGGCATACGGTGATTGGCTGGCGCTGGCTGGAACAGGCGATTCGCGCCGAAGAAGGGCTGGCCCGGGGCAATGCGGCGGACATGGCCTTCTATAAAGGCAAGCTCCAGGCCGCCCGTTACTTCCTGACCTGGGAAGTACCGGGCTGCCATCATGAACTGGCGATTCTTGAGGCACGCGACGATACGTGCCTGGGGATGCAGGATGGATGGTTCTAA